In Camelus ferus isolate YT-003-E chromosome 5, BCGSAC_Cfer_1.0, whole genome shotgun sequence, one genomic interval encodes:
- the DES gene encoding desmin isoform X1 has product MSQAYSSSQRVSSYRRTFGGASGFPLGSPLSSPVFPRTGFGTKGSSSSVTSRVYQVSRTSGGAGGLGALRTSRLGATRAPSSYGAGELLDFSLADAVNQEFLTTRTNEKVELQELNDRFANYIEKVRFLEQQNAALAAEVNRLKGREPTRVAEIYEEELRELRRQVEVLTNQRARVDVERDNLLDDLQRLKAKLQEEIQLKEEAENNLAAFRADVDAATLARIDLERRIESLNEEIAFLKKVHEEEIRELQAQLQEQQVQVEMDMSKPDLTAALRDIRAQYETIAAKNISEAEEWYKSKVSDLTQAANKNNDALRQAKQEMMEYRHQIQSYTCEIDALKGTNDSLMRQMRELEDRFASEASGYQDNIARLEEEIRHLKDEMARHLREYQDLLNVKMALDVEIATYRKLLEGEESRINLPIQTFSALNFRETSPEQRGSEVHTKKTVMIKTIETRDGEVVSEATQQQHEVL; this is encoded by the exons ATGAGCCAGGCCTACTCGTCCAGCCAGCGCGTGTCCTCCTACCGCCGCACCTTCGGTGGGGCCTCGGGCTTCCCGCTCGGCTCCCCGCTGAGCTCGCCCGTCTTCCCACGCACGGGCTTCGGCACCAAGGGCTCCTCGAGCTCCGTGACATCCCGCGTGTACCAGGTGTCGCGCACGtcgggcggggccgggggcctgGGGGCGCTGCGGACCAGCCGGCTGGGGGCGACTCGCGCGCCCTCCTCCTACGGCGCGGGCGAGCTGCTGGACTTCTCGCTGGCTGACGCTGTGAACCAGGAGTTCCTGACCACGCGCACCAATGAGAAGGTGGAGCTGCAGGAGCTCAACGACCGCTTCGCCAACTACATCGAGAAGGTGCGCTTCCTGGAGCAGCAGAATGCGGCGCTCGCCGCCGAGGTGAACCGTCTCAAGGGCCGCGAACCGACTCGGGTGGCCGAGATCTACGAAGAGGAGCTACGCGAGTTGCGGCGTCAGGTGGAGGTGCTCACCAACCAGCGCGCCCGCGTCGACGTCGAGCGGGACAACCTACTGGACGACCTGCAGAGGCTCAAGGCCAA GCTGCAAGAAGAAATTCAACTGAAAGAAGAAGCGGAGAACAATTTGGCTGCCTTCCGAGCG GATGTGGATGCAGCCACTCTAGCTCGAATTGACCTGGAGCGCAGGATCGAATCTCTCAACGAGGAAATCGCGTTCCTTAAGAAAGTGCACGAAGAG GAGATCAGAGAACTGCAGGCCCAGCTTCAGGAACAGCAGGTCCAGGTGGAAATGGACATGTCCAAGCCAGACCTCACTGCCGCCCTCCGGGACATCCGGGCTCAGTACGAGACCATCGCGGCTAAGAACATCTCGGAAGCTGAGGAGTGGTACAAGTCAAAG GTGTCTGACCTGACCCAGGCAGCCAACAAGAACAATGATGCTCTGCGCCAGGCCAAGCAGGAGATGATGGAGTACCGCCACCAGATCCAGTCCTACACCTGCGAGATCGATGCCCTCAAGGGCACC AACGATTCCCTGATGAGGCAGATGCGGGAGCTGGAGGACCGCTTTGCTAGTGAGGCCAGCGGCTATCAGGACAACATCGCACGCCTGGAGGAGGAGATCCGACACCTCAAAGATGAGATGGCTCGCCACCTGCGTGAGTACCAGGACCTGCTCAACGTCAAGATGGCCCTGGATGTGGAGATTGCCACCTACCGGAAGCTGCTGGAGGGCGAGGAAAGCCG GATCAACCTCCCTATCCAGACCTTCTCTGCCCTCAACTTCCGAG AAACAAGCCCTGAGCAAAGGGGTTCTGAGGTCCATACCAAGAAGACAGTGATGATCAAGACTATTGAGACCCGGGATGGGGAG GTCGTCAGTGAGGCCACACAGCAGCAACACGAGGTGCTCTAA
- the DES gene encoding desmin isoform X2 produces MSQAYSSSQRVSSYRRTFGGASGFPLGSPLSSPVFPRTGFGTKGSSSSVTSRVYQVSRTSGGAGGLGALRTSRLGATRAPSSYGAGELLDFSLADAVNQEFLTTRTNEKVELQELNDRFANYIEKVRFLEQQNAALAAEVNRLKGREPTRVAEIYEEELRELRRQVEVLTNQRARVDVERDNLLDDLQRLKAKLQEEIQLKEEAENNLAAFRADVDAATLARIDLERRIESLNEEIAFLKKVHEEEIRELQAQLQEQQVQVEMDMSKPDLTAALRDIRAQYETIAAKNISEAEEWYKSKVSDLTQAANKNNDALRQAKQEMMEYRHQIQSYTCEIDALKGTNDSLMRQMRELEDRFASEASGYQDNIARLEEEIRHLKDEMARHLREYQDLLNVKMALDVEIATYRKLLEGEESRITSTRSENSIIQEATTLLVAEN; encoded by the exons ATGAGCCAGGCCTACTCGTCCAGCCAGCGCGTGTCCTCCTACCGCCGCACCTTCGGTGGGGCCTCGGGCTTCCCGCTCGGCTCCCCGCTGAGCTCGCCCGTCTTCCCACGCACGGGCTTCGGCACCAAGGGCTCCTCGAGCTCCGTGACATCCCGCGTGTACCAGGTGTCGCGCACGtcgggcggggccgggggcctgGGGGCGCTGCGGACCAGCCGGCTGGGGGCGACTCGCGCGCCCTCCTCCTACGGCGCGGGCGAGCTGCTGGACTTCTCGCTGGCTGACGCTGTGAACCAGGAGTTCCTGACCACGCGCACCAATGAGAAGGTGGAGCTGCAGGAGCTCAACGACCGCTTCGCCAACTACATCGAGAAGGTGCGCTTCCTGGAGCAGCAGAATGCGGCGCTCGCCGCCGAGGTGAACCGTCTCAAGGGCCGCGAACCGACTCGGGTGGCCGAGATCTACGAAGAGGAGCTACGCGAGTTGCGGCGTCAGGTGGAGGTGCTCACCAACCAGCGCGCCCGCGTCGACGTCGAGCGGGACAACCTACTGGACGACCTGCAGAGGCTCAAGGCCAA GCTGCAAGAAGAAATTCAACTGAAAGAAGAAGCGGAGAACAATTTGGCTGCCTTCCGAGCG GATGTGGATGCAGCCACTCTAGCTCGAATTGACCTGGAGCGCAGGATCGAATCTCTCAACGAGGAAATCGCGTTCCTTAAGAAAGTGCACGAAGAG GAGATCAGAGAACTGCAGGCCCAGCTTCAGGAACAGCAGGTCCAGGTGGAAATGGACATGTCCAAGCCAGACCTCACTGCCGCCCTCCGGGACATCCGGGCTCAGTACGAGACCATCGCGGCTAAGAACATCTCGGAAGCTGAGGAGTGGTACAAGTCAAAG GTGTCTGACCTGACCCAGGCAGCCAACAAGAACAATGATGCTCTGCGCCAGGCCAAGCAGGAGATGATGGAGTACCGCCACCAGATCCAGTCCTACACCTGCGAGATCGATGCCCTCAAGGGCACC AACGATTCCCTGATGAGGCAGATGCGGGAGCTGGAGGACCGCTTTGCTAGTGAGGCCAGCGGCTATCAGGACAACATCGCACGCCTGGAGGAGGAGATCCGACACCTCAAAGATGAGATGGCTCGCCACCTGCGTGAGTACCAGGACCTGCTCAACGTCAAGATGGCCCTGGATGTGGAGATTGCCACCTACCGGAAGCTGCTGGAGGGCGAGGAAAGCCG GATCACCTCCACAAGATCTGAAAACAGCATTATACAAGAGGCCACCACTCTTTTAGTTGCAGAGAATTAA